In Nitrospiraceae bacterium, one genomic interval encodes:
- a CDS encoding Mrp/NBP35 family ATP-binding protein — protein sequence MARELNIIQPHGSGNGDACTYMWACAICDENESCQKDKEGHSRWLVAKRMERIEYKVLIMSNKGGVGKSTCTTNLAVSLALKGWHVGICDMDIHGPNIPKMVGAEGQKLKISTSGGIIPFQAYNLKIASMSFLLQNPDDPIIWRDAYKYEFINQLLGGVEWQDLNFLLIDLPPGTGNESVTTIDLLGNVSGAVIVTTPQEVALLDSRKSVTFCKDSEVPIIGIVENMSGLECPHCHNHIEVFRKGGGEASAGDMGVPFLGRIPLDPDVVTQSDAGEPFAMFYSDTPTAEAYHEIANKVEAFCRKSGSLVKVAPRHGH from the coding sequence ATGGCACGTGAACTAAATATCATTCAACCTCATGGGTCCGGTAATGGTGATGCCTGCACGTATATGTGGGCCTGTGCCATTTGCGATGAAAATGAATCATGCCAGAAGGATAAGGAAGGACATAGTCGCTGGCTTGTCGCCAAACGGATGGAGCGGATCGAGTATAAAGTCCTCATCATGAGCAATAAGGGTGGCGTGGGGAAGAGTACCTGCACCACTAACCTGGCGGTGAGTCTGGCCCTCAAGGGGTGGCATGTTGGCATCTGCGACATGGATATCCATGGTCCGAACATTCCGAAGATGGTGGGGGCAGAAGGCCAGAAGCTGAAGATCAGCACGTCGGGCGGAATCATTCCGTTCCAGGCCTATAACCTCAAGATCGCATCGATGTCCTTCTTGCTCCAAAACCCGGACGATCCGATTATCTGGCGGGATGCCTACAAGTACGAATTCATCAATCAACTGTTGGGTGGTGTCGAATGGCAGGATCTGAACTTTCTGCTCATCGACTTACCTCCAGGCACCGGCAACGAATCAGTCACCACCATCGACCTGCTCGGCAACGTGAGCGGTGCGGTGATCGTCACGACGCCCCAAGAAGTAGCGCTCCTCGATTCCCGCAAGTCCGTCACGTTTTGCAAAGACAGCGAGGTGCCGATCATCGGTATCGTCGAAAACATGAGCGGCTTGGAATGCCCGCATTGCCACAATCATATCGAGGTGTTCCGGAAGGGCGGCGGTGAAGCTTCCGCAGGCGACATGGGTGTGCCGTTTCTCGGTCGGATTCCGCTCGATCCCGACGTCGTGACTCAATCTGATGCGGGCGAGCCGTTTGCGATGTTCTACTCGGACACGCCGACGGCCGAGGCGTACCACGAGATCGCGAACAAGGTAGAAGCGTTTTGTAGAAAGAGCGGGTCGCTCGTGAAAGTCGCTCCGCGGCATGGTCATTGA
- the glp gene encoding gephyrin-like molybdotransferase Glp, with product MKPKDATQDLTPLTEAQKVVLDATPVLGVEKIPILDALGRVLGEDIVAERDNPPWDNSAMDGFAVRWEDIKQGHAIQKPVTLSIIEDVPAGKMPSKTVGSGQAIRIMTGAPIPKGADTVLKVEDTEHTPESVRVFKPEQKGSNIRPQGEDVRKGERIITKGTQIRPGEAGMLAILAKSFVFVYQRPRVAILSTGDELADLDERFSDEKIINSNSYGIAAAVQDAGGVPFLLGIARDNPAALKEKISHGLTADILVLSGGVSMGDYDFTKAVFHDLGAEMNFWKLAIKPGQPLAFGKIQGKLAFGLPGNPVSSMITFEQLVRPAMLKMSGHRSYGRPLVQAVFQEKFSKRTDRRHFLRGVLTREDGVFKVRTTGDQGSGILTSMVKANCLIDVPVEVERLNPGDLVTVQLLGGEAGSSHADHSQSGSHRLSCC from the coding sequence GTGAAGCCGAAAGACGCGACACAGGACCTCACGCCGTTGACTGAGGCGCAGAAGGTCGTCCTGGATGCCACGCCGGTCCTTGGCGTGGAGAAGATCCCTATCCTCGATGCCCTCGGTCGGGTGTTGGGAGAAGACATCGTGGCAGAGCGCGATAATCCACCGTGGGACAACTCGGCGATGGACGGATTTGCCGTGCGGTGGGAGGATATCAAACAGGGACACGCGATTCAGAAACCCGTGACGCTGTCGATCATCGAAGATGTCCCCGCAGGAAAGATGCCGTCGAAGACGGTCGGGTCTGGACAGGCGATTCGAATCATGACGGGAGCTCCTATTCCGAAAGGTGCGGACACGGTGTTGAAGGTCGAAGATACCGAACACACGCCGGAGTCCGTGCGGGTCTTCAAACCGGAGCAGAAAGGGTCGAACATCCGGCCGCAGGGCGAGGATGTCAGGAAAGGCGAGCGCATCATTACAAAGGGCACACAGATTCGACCGGGAGAAGCCGGGATGCTGGCGATTCTGGCGAAATCGTTCGTCTTTGTCTATCAACGTCCGCGCGTCGCGATTCTCTCCACCGGAGATGAACTCGCGGACTTGGACGAGCGGTTCAGCGATGAGAAAATCATCAATTCGAACAGCTATGGGATTGCCGCTGCCGTGCAGGATGCCGGTGGGGTCCCATTTCTACTCGGCATCGCGCGGGACAATCCTGCCGCCCTGAAGGAAAAGATCTCCCATGGTTTGACAGCGGATATTCTGGTGTTGTCGGGGGGGGTCTCTATGGGCGACTACGACTTTACCAAGGCGGTGTTTCACGACCTTGGAGCCGAGATGAATTTCTGGAAACTCGCCATCAAACCGGGGCAACCGCTGGCTTTTGGAAAGATTCAGGGCAAGTTGGCATTCGGTCTTCCGGGAAACCCCGTTTCCTCGATGATCACGTTCGAGCAGTTGGTGCGGCCCGCGATGCTGAAAATGAGCGGGCACCGGAGCTACGGCCGTCCTCTGGTTCAGGCGGTCTTCCAAGAAAAGTTTTCCAAGCGGACGGATCGTCGTCATTTTTTGCGCGGGGTCCTGACGCGGGAAGACGGCGTCTTCAAAGTCCGCACGACCGGCGATCAAGGATCGGGCATTCTCACCTCAATGGTCAAGGCCAACTGTTTGATCGATGTGCCGGTCGAAGTTGAGCGGCTGAATCCCGGCGATCTCGTGACCGTTCAGCTCTTAGGTGGCGAAGCTGGGTCGAGCCACGCAGACCACAGCCAGAGCGGGTCTCATCGCCTGTCTTGTTGTTGA